One genomic segment of Candidatus Thermoplasmatota archaeon includes these proteins:
- a CDS encoding nitroreductase family protein: MEVKTAIRERRSIRAFKADPVAEEVVEELVELANMAPSAGNLQPREFIAVRDDKTKEALAAAALNQMFISEAPVCIVVCVNYERIAHYGERGRELYVFHDTGAAIQNILLAVHDMGLGAVWVGAFDEDPVKRILNLPEHIRPVAIIPVGHPVEQPSMRSRRDLSDILRKESW; this comes from the coding sequence ATGGAGGTCAAGACAGCGATAAGGGAAAGGAGGAGTATCAGGGCTTTCAAGGCAGACCCGGTTGCGGAGGAGGTTGTCGAGGAACTGGTCGAACTCGCAAACATGGCGCCGTCAGCGGGGAACCTCCAGCCCCGTGAGTTCATCGCGGTCAGAGATGACAAGACGAAGGAGGCCCTGGCAGCCGCAGCACTGAATCAGATGTTCATCTCAGAGGCCCCAGTCTGCATCGTCGTTTGCGTCAACTATGAGAGAATCGCTCACTATGGAGAAAGAGGAAGAGAGCTCTACGTGTTTCACGACACTGGTGCAGCGATCCAAAACATACTTCTAGCGGTGCATGACATGGGCTTGGGGGCTGTGTGGGTCGGGGCGTTCGATGAAGACCCAGTGAAGCGGATACTGAACCTCCCGGAACACATACGACCCGTCGCAATCATTCCCGTGGGCCACCCCGTCGAACAACCAAGTATGAGGAGTCGCAGGGATCTGTCCGACATCCTGCGCAAAGAATCGTGGTGA
- the tgtA gene encoding tRNA guanosine(15) transglycosylase TgtA, whose translation MLEIRKRDGLGRICLLETAHGEIETPALAPVVNPNRMTIPPREMKDRFGVSLIITNAYIIRGSPDLRSRAEEEGLHSLLDFDGPIMTDSGTFQSHVYGEVDVDNLEIVQFQQSIGSDFSTILDVFSEPDEPRPDAQAGVEMTLERAREAKEAHPDAPLVGPVQGSTYPDLRETCAGEISSMGFAIHAIGGVVPLMESYRYSDLVDVVIHSKMRLDPSIPVHLFGAGHPMMFSLAVAMGCDLFDSSSYAKFAAKGRMLFPDGTRRVDDLAYNMCCCPVCSSIDLEDLKQSPSRVAEHNLHICQAEILTVKQAISEGSLLELVEKRSRAHPYLSDAVRRLYSHGSFLERYENTSKEGGFFLTGRSSLLRPAAERLRDRVMTNYSFPECDAVVSLPEAPRPFFRHFSSLIDRIAERTRVAVIVNSVLGPVPIELDEVYPVAQAVVPAVIQEESRDMMEEWMQRFLLFHDAPPSYAVEDEDSIDLIPASTVSPSSTNWDREKIRRVADYQFGLRAGDALTDGEVRTVKSKRTDKIRNVFLNDDHVLSMRAHDGLFTLKLAGAEILHQMFGPPKMRVVVNADAAEFVREGRNVFAKFVVECDEGLRPGDEVLVVDEEDALLAVARALMNREEMLAFQRGIASRVREGLSGTSSQ comes from the coding sequence ATGCTGGAGATTAGGAAGCGGGACGGGCTCGGAAGAATCTGTCTGTTAGAGACGGCTCATGGTGAGATAGAGACCCCGGCCCTAGCACCCGTCGTGAATCCGAACCGGATGACCATCCCCCCGCGAGAGATGAAGGACAGATTCGGAGTGTCGCTGATCATCACGAACGCATACATCATTCGCGGCAGCCCTGACCTCCGGTCCAGGGCTGAGGAAGAAGGTCTCCATTCTCTCCTGGACTTCGATGGCCCCATCATGACAGATTCCGGCACATTCCAGTCGCATGTGTACGGAGAAGTGGATGTGGACAACCTCGAGATAGTCCAGTTCCAGCAGAGCATCGGTTCGGACTTCTCGACCATCCTCGACGTCTTCTCCGAACCTGACGAGCCCAGGCCAGACGCACAGGCGGGGGTCGAGATGACGCTGGAGAGGGCCAGGGAAGCGAAGGAAGCGCATCCGGACGCCCCCCTCGTCGGCCCGGTTCAGGGCTCGACGTACCCGGACCTGCGGGAAACGTGTGCGGGGGAGATCAGCTCAATGGGCTTCGCCATACACGCGATTGGCGGGGTCGTTCCTCTCATGGAGAGCTACAGGTACAGCGACCTCGTCGATGTAGTGATACACAGCAAGATGAGGCTCGACCCGTCGATACCAGTACACCTCTTCGGAGCTGGCCACCCAATGATGTTCTCCTTGGCGGTCGCGATGGGCTGCGATCTTTTCGATTCGTCCTCCTACGCCAAGTTCGCGGCGAAAGGAAGGATGCTTTTCCCAGACGGAACGCGAAGGGTTGATGACCTCGCCTACAACATGTGCTGTTGTCCAGTGTGTTCGAGCATCGACCTGGAGGATCTGAAGCAGAGCCCGTCCAGAGTCGCCGAGCACAATCTTCACATCTGCCAAGCGGAGATCCTCACCGTCAAGCAGGCAATCTCTGAGGGGAGCCTGCTGGAGCTCGTCGAGAAGAGATCAAGGGCCCATCCGTATCTGTCCGATGCGGTCCGAAGGCTCTACTCACACGGCAGCTTCCTCGAGCGGTATGAGAACACCTCGAAGGAGGGCGGGTTCTTCCTCACAGGAAGATCGTCCCTCCTCAGACCCGCCGCAGAGCGCCTGCGGGACCGCGTCATGACGAACTACTCGTTCCCAGAATGCGACGCCGTCGTCAGCCTACCAGAAGCTCCAAGGCCCTTCTTTCGACACTTCTCGAGCCTGATTGACAGAATCGCCGAAAGGACGAGGGTAGCCGTCATCGTGAACTCGGTTCTCGGACCTGTCCCGATCGAGCTCGACGAGGTCTACCCCGTCGCTCAAGCGGTTGTCCCCGCGGTCATCCAGGAAGAGTCAAGGGATATGATGGAGGAGTGGATGCAGCGGTTCCTGCTCTTCCACGACGCCCCGCCATCATACGCGGTGGAGGACGAGGACTCGATAGACCTGATACCCGCGTCCACGGTCTCGCCGTCCTCGACGAACTGGGACAGAGAGAAGATCCGGCGGGTGGCAGATTACCAGTTCGGCCTAAGGGCCGGGGACGCTCTCACGGACGGAGAGGTCCGAACGGTCAAGTCCAAGAGAACGGACAAGATCAGGAACGTATTCCTGAACGATGATCACGTCCTTTCGATGAGGGCCCACGATGGGCTGTTCACACTCAAGCTCGCGGGTGCAGAGATCCTCCACCAGATGTTCGGCCCGCCGAAAATGCGCGTCGTCGTGAACGCGGATGCAGCAGAGTTCGTGAGAGAAGGAAGGAATGTCTTCGCGAAGTTCGTTGTGGAATGCGATGAGGGACTGCGCCCGGGCGATGAGGTTCTCGTCGTGGACGAGGAGGATGCGCTCCTCGCCGTGGCAAGAGCCCTGATGAACCGAGAGGAGATGCTGGCTTTCCAGCGGGGAATCGCATCGAGGGTCAGAGAGGGGCTCTCCGGAACCTCTTCTCAATGA